The Neodiprion lecontei isolate iyNeoLeco1 chromosome 6, iyNeoLeco1.1, whole genome shotgun sequence sequence AAGTGGTTGAATTTGCTGtaccgataattttttttgaattgacCACAGATTTCggtttttattcaattgaaagataaaattttGGGTAAACCAATATATCCTTGAATGGTTAAACTATAAGAAATAACGAAACAATTGTTTTTTCAGGTAAATAAAAGAGGTGATCTACGTAAACTTGATCGGTTTCTGACTCTCAATTATTTCCGATTTAGATGTTGATTTTTTGCACGATTTTAACTGCAGAAAGAAATCCATTTGAATGATTTAGACTTTTTAAACTTCCGTTACAGAAATGATGCAATTTGATTATTAAGTAGGGTAGTCaacagaaaaatgaattatgcgttttgattcgaaaatttttacgtataaatgatatgtatacacacagaaacaaaaattaggtTGTGTATGTGGCAAGTATTTTAATTGTATCGAAGTTGATGTATTTCATCGCTACACATGTCATGCCAGACAGTAATCAAAGTTCTTACGTTTCTTGTTGTAGCTAGAAGATGCGACAAAAATTAACAGCGACTTGGATCAGGATGTACGTACCAGACAGCACTTGGACAAAAAGAAATCATGACAGTAAAAGTTCTTATGAGGTGCGTATCCTTAATTTATTGCTTTTTGTTCCACTTCGCGCTATGTAACAAGTCGAATACTcctcattttttcatatactCGAATCGACATGCTTTGAATTTGAGTTTTATGAATGTTAGCCACAGGTTTgcatctaattgtaagtgacTAGCCGGATGGATTTCAGGTGTCAAAGAACACTGAAAGTTTATGGCAacattaaaattgaattacgaGATTTCCGAATTACCGGAAAGCACCTGGTTgagttcaaaaaaattcaatttacggTCAGAGTCTATATGTCTTATTATTGAGTGTTCGGTCCAAATAGTCGGCAAGGTATCCTCAGGAAATTCATCCGCTTTCACATAATCAGGTTTCCAGCTTTCCGATTGACCGGGAAATGATTCCAACTCCAAAATTCTTCTTGCTTTCCGAAGTACAGCTGAACGCGTTGCGTGCGTGTATATTGTATTGCGTTAGTTAGGCGCAATTACTTGTCGCAAAGCTGTCTGAAAGAGCATCATTGAATAAAACGTGGCTGTTACAAATACGTGCTTGCCGATAGTTTAAAAGCTGATTTAAGTCTGAACGTCAGCAGATTTGAGTGCTGAAGTGCTGATTAGAAGGTAAGTCTAGTACCTCGAATGCCAATTCCTGTAACAAGATTGGTTATCCGTCAAATTCGCAGTAATGTAGTGGCGACACAATAATTTCTCAGTAGATgcaataattaatatgtaagAATAATGAATTCTTACAATTGGAgttaccaatttttcgaagGCTCAACATCGAAACGAAACAGTTTGATTATCAAATatatatcaattatttaatatttctccaagtatatatacagtatgaatatttacaaataaattatacacaatCTGGATATTATACAGATAGTAATTATAGGAACTCTTGCACAGTCTCTGCATTACATAATTTGAGCAATTATCGCCATGTAACTAATTTTTCGTTACATAAAACTTGAAATCTATAAACACAGTATTAATATGTACAACTTTACCGCAAGAGAACGGTGAAACTTAGCGCAGGTATAAAATCATTGAACTTTAGCGATCGGCGAGATCGCACCGCGGAAATATGTTTTGTCTGCAAGTCAGGGTAGCCAACTTTAAAAAACTCTCTCGCATCAAGTGGCGCACTGAAATTATGTTGATACGCTGACTTGTAGCAGTTATCAGTCATCAGTCATAAATCAGTTGACAATGAAAGTTTGCCAAGCCTTCCCGGTTGACTGCGTCGACTATGTGAGACCTGCTTAGCCTGGAATCGCATTGCCTACGTAACCTCCGTAAGCCGGGTTTGACAGCTGAAGCTTGTGGTGGCCAGCCTGTATGAGAAGACGACGaagctcgcgcatgcgcagtcggaTGCGCAACCCGCAACGTTATACCATTTCTTTTCGGTAGATTAACGATTTTGGTGGCACCTCGCACATCTCTCCTCACACATAGTCCAGCTTATCGTCTACCGTCGTTCTCCTGCAAACCTTGAGGAGAACAACAACCGTGACGAAGCTCAGGGCGCTGGCACATCCGGCCAAAATTGCCAAGGGCTGAACACTCGAGTGTGCTGCCTCCAGGGGAGCGAACTGAACGGATTTGATAGTCGTGTCGATCTCAAGGGCAAAGCTGCCGGGCCCGTCGTTGGACGCAACTCGGACGAGGTACTTGGTTCCAGGAAGGAGAGATATCTGGGTAGACTTGGCGTCGGCGACCTGGTTGCCCATCAGCCCGCCGGCTTCCGGTTCCCAGGAGACGATGTACGAGGCTTCACCGGTTTCCTTCTCCACGCTATTCTTCGACGTAGTTTCCATCAGGCTTGGCTCCTCGCCGTAAATCTCAGGTCGTTCCTCTTCACCCTGAACGCCGACGTCGGCAAGGATCCTGGCGTTCTGTTCGTCGAAGTAGCTTCTCGCCCCGGGCGCGAAGTAGAGTCTGATCCTGTCCGCGGCAGCAGAATCACGGGGCTCGAAATTCCGCGTCGAGCTCAAGGCATTCCGCAGGACCTCGTCGTTCTCGAAGTCGATTGCCTGCATCGCGGAGTTCGGGTTTCCGATTTCACCGTTCTCGTTGTCCTCGACGGTACTCCCGCTCCAGCTCAGACTCGCCTCGAAGAGGGCGCCCTCCCTCAAACTCTCCAGGGTCGGCTTCCAGAATTCCCCGCTGTACTGCCGCACCCCGTTTTCAGCCACGACCACGACCCACGTAGTCTCGTTCACCGTCATGGTTCCTCCCCCGGGGACCTGATCCATCTCTTTCCACTCCGCCTCGATTTTCCTGAATACTATTGCCACGTCGTACGCCTCCAGGTACGCCGGCCCGGCCATCGGCGCCGGCAATGTTGAGGGCAGGAATTCCTCTTCGACTCTCGTTCCGTGGTAGGCGCAGGCCGTTTTACACCCGGATAACTGTTgggaagaaaagagaaaatacgGTTAGTTGGGTTTTTGCATCTGAATTAAGCGCACAAAGGGTACTAGACGTGGAATTTCAGAGAGCGAGCTGTGCTCGGGAAAGAAACAAGTTGgcattttactgttttttttcatcgtttccggttgaaaaaatttagaaaaaagttACACCTCAATTTATTGCTTAATGATTTGGACAACTGATGTATTTACGTAAAACGTATTTGAAGATTCTACCGATCATCGTCAGATTAACCatccaaatttttcaatttgtacaACACAATTCATCGAGTAAGcttttggtaaattttttttttccgatcattACGCCAAGATGACTATAATTTGTTTCACTCGGAGCGAATTGGGCGCTGGTTGTTTATGATATCCAAActtaatataattacaatactttataataaaaattccgaTGCACCAAAAGTACAAAATTGTATCTTTTCTTTaatcttgtaaaaattaccAATACCAAATAGAAAACTAATTGAAAACAGTTCATGATGCTTgtgtagcaaaaaaaaaaaaaatctgacgcGTGTAACTTCAATAATCTTACGATCAAAGAAAACTTAATCGGAAGTTTGGTTCACAGGTGTGTTAAACGACTGGAAAGGTTTTAATCTTTTTCGCATCGTCTGTttgtcaaaattattattataaaaaatgaatataacgATAGCTCATTTTTACTAACGATCCTACCAAACAATTCGTATTGTTCCTTTTtagtgaaaaatgattcacgTCACTTTGTAACGTcacttggaaaattttccgaaacaTTCCGAGACTCTGAGGGGTGGAAACTACTAATTGTGTTAATTATCGGTGTGGAATGGTACTTTCGTAAGAATGTAGTTATTATCCAGTAGTGAGCACAGCATACGCTGCGATAATAATTAGTACCGGAAACGCATTTTCTCCCATATAATTAGGCGTGCGCTAGAATTCTTCTAGCACaatagaattttcattcggcaacggaagtaaaaaatttcaagtcacaTTAATGGCTATCGCGTATTAAGCGAGCGTTCGTTCCACCTGCCGAGGCCTTGATAAGACAGTGCGAGCGATGCACGGAGAATCTCCTAATTCTCATGTGCTTCCCGagataatatttgaaatccCGTAACGGTAGTGCtgtttttccaaatatttaacGAAGATTACGATCGTTCCGCTAGGTCAGAAAAGTGGGTTGTCCTTCTCCTGTTCAATCTACCGTTTAAATCAGCAGGTAGACGCCTTAGAAACTCGGGCGTCGTAAAGGTTGaatagattttctttcaaagaTAATCAAACCCTACATGGACGTGACTTACGCGGAGGTAGCGAGCCCTTGGGACGTCAGATTTTCGACCGTATATTCTTCACGAAGGGGAAAAACTTGGGTTCActtataaaaagaaaaatttcataatgctttcgaattttgagcgcaaaaattttatttcaatgctTTCGGTGCTTCGTCAAATATACTATCTAATTAATGTATGTTGTTCGATTGCTTATAATTTTTGCGTGATCGTTCCGTCGGTGGACAAAAAATCTTCGACCAATAACGTTTTACACGAATTGTAACGTGGAACCGATGAGAAATATACACGAATTGTTTGAATAGACCAGATTTTACACAAGCTTGCACACTCTCTGATTGTGTATTACACACGGGCCCAGTTttacattattaataattacatCGAATCACGAAGTTCTGCGGGCTCGTTGTCTCGGGGTTACGGCCTCATTTTAGATAATAACGAAGTAAGGATGTGCCGAGCTCACTGGTGCACAAATTGATTTGTAAAACTGCTCAATTGCACGCGACTCGTGGGgatatttcatttgatttgTGTTTCGATCCTGCAGTACAACATCATGTATTAAAGATTGAGATTCTCTCGCGTGCAGACGCGTCAGTTACATTCCATCGGTCTTAAATTGGTTGTACAAAGTGTACGGATGCGTACAGATGTGTCTGTATAATGAAAAGATAATGAAGAGAGAAAGGATGAAAGGCAAGAAACCCGAAATTGACTCGttatataattttgttttcgggGACGGgccgagaaattttttcatctgtttTCATCATGAACAGTTGAGGCTGCTAGTTTggtaattttcctcgtgtgGCTTGTTATCTAAAAATGTTACGAAGCGTCTTATCAAGTTTGTTGAAGAACTCTCCAAAGTGGGCAAAgatataggaaaaaaaatgagcgaGCCATAAAACGCTAAAACCAAATTTCAGCTTAAGTCTATTCCACAGGATTCAACATTATGTATTTGTCACTTCAGGAGTTGCTATAAAATAGACAAGAGAACTACTAGAACTATTAGGAAATCGATATTGTACTATTGTCAACTTTGTACAGAGATCGTTTGCACAGTGTTTCACAACAAATTTCAGGTACAAGTTACGACCGGAGTCGTTAGAATCGGAATTCAATCAATTTACATTATTTGTCAAAATATCAAGAAACCGAGAAGCTGAGATTTATTCTACTTTTTCGTATCATTGAGTAATgtgattataaatttatttcgagtTTTTCAGCCAGAAATTTCTTTGtacgtttgaataaaaaaattcattttccttcTATATTGCTTGCGACTCGATTTATTAGTACATACATATCTATGTACATTGTAAACATACATCCATGTGTAATACGTTCTTTAGCTGGGCATTTCAGTCTGTCAAATCTCTCGTAAAGATCTCGTCATCTTTTTTTCAAGATGTTGAAATCACTTTTCCACCTTTTTTCGACCGCCCAAAGACTCGAATTTCGTCTTATAGTATCCCATACCATTCGTAATACACTTACACAAATTTCCTCGTCAACTTGGCAGACGGATCCCCAAATACTCCAGTTGTTTTCCAGAAAGCCACAGGCCTCCCAGCACTgtaagaaaagaataaaaataaataatgaaagcGGTGtaagaaaacgaagaagagtAGCAGAAGAACGAGAAGAAACGGTGATGAAAAAGGAGCAAGTCTTGGGTTAAAGGTAGACCATGAATTGGGCGATTTAAGTGGAGGCTTAAATTAGGGCTTGAATCGAGGGCCGAATCGCTGTTATACTTCGGCCACGGTCTCTCCCAACGAACCGCAGTACCGCATCACGACTCTGCGCCTtctgtttatatttattggGGTTCATCAAGCGCGTCGTCGGGGCGGCCGATTTTCCACTTCGGAGAAACAGTACAGGAGAAGAACTCTCTTAACGACTGTTCCGAAACGCTTCCCCGATTTATTTGTCCTCAGTTTTTTCGCCCTCCCGTTTCTCTCGCCTTGATTACCTCTTTTCTTTATAAGTCGGATGCATCGCGTCGAcggtatatatattatttttaatcaaaatttcacatccGAACGTGATTCAACTTGCTCAATTTTGAGTCGTTGATTCGcggacaagaaaaaaaattccctagaaCAGTGACACTCGACCATAACCTCTCGCCTACGATGCTGGTAACATTTTTACTATGTTGGCTGCGGTTATAAACCAGACGAGTCGCGATCATCGAGCGGGTCCTTTCAAGAAGAACTCTCGGTACACGTTATACGAGCATCGAAGATTGAGCATGAAGAACAGAGAGAAACCGAGCCGAAGAACGTGAGTCGATAGAAAAAAAGCTGCACCAAAAATTCGATTCCCGATCTCACCGACAGATGGCGGCTAACCGGACCCCGGGCCGTTGTTTGTTTCCCTTTTTCCATTACCGTGTTTTCCCTTGGCCTTTTTATTCCTATTTCGACTCCGCTTGCTCCCCGGGGAACAATTGATCATTGCCGACAACCGCGGTCCACATGCACAGGCAAAAAGGCAAATTGTACAAAGTGAGTGCGCTGCGCGGGTGTATGAAACCGCTTCATTTCACGGGGAACAATCGACGCGATCTCTGAGAGGACAGGTACGCGTACCACCCAACCAGATGGGCATAAATttgaatcgatttctctcgatCGCTCGGCGATGCTCACCACAGGCATTATACACACGCCAAATGAGCAACGCCCACATCAGCGTCCATCTGTCGCCCTGGCAGAGCAAGGCTGGAGGAAGGCACGTCCCAAGGGGGGCCGGTCTGACTGCGAGGGACACCGGACCACCATGATTTCAGCTACGGCGCCCCATAAAACTGACGGAAAGATTTATCGCCATTGTCACCGAGACAATGTACACGCTGTGCAGAGCAGTAAGATACGCGTCTACGATTTTTACCGGATACGCTGTCTCTTTACGTGAGGCGACGTTGGCGCAGCGGCGCGCATCATCCTTCCGTTCAAATTTCATCCCCCGCATCCCGGTTATTCCGAAAGCTGTTTACGGCGAACGGAAAATGAACAGACCTTACGCCGTGGCCTTTCATGAATTACGGATGACTCGCCTCCGGTCGGGATTTCGATTACACGACGCGTAGGCTTCGGTGATTTCTGCAGCCTTTCTCGCCCCAAGGATATTACCGGGTGTTGGGAACGTGATCGGAAAGACTAGCTCACAAGCAGCGTGTAAGGAAAAAACATTCGTTTTACGATTGAGGGGAAATCTCTGTTGAAACGGTCGAAGTAATTACTTCTTCAAGCAGAAGTGGAGATAGTTGGATGGTTTCATTATTCCCACTATATCGGGTAGAAACTATAAGAGAGACTACACAAAAAGTAACTTAGCCATAATTCGAACCTCAAGTTACGAATCGAAAGaacgtgaaaaacaattgGGATCAAGTTTTCCTCACTTACCATGTAACAATTCGAAGTATCCTTGCATTCTTTGGCTTCCCGATGACGCCGAAGACACAGAGATCTGCACTGAGCGATTCTCATCGACGGGCCAAGATCAAATCCAGCGGTAACAGTGACCAAGAGGGCGAAAAGTACCCACACGAGTTCCATTTTGTTCTTTAATACAATTTATGCCTTGTAATGTAATTTCACACCACCTAATCACTAATTCCTATATGCACGATATTACACGGCGCACGGAAATCTCTATCGCTATCATTAAAGCGCTCGCGCTAGATTCTCTTCTAAATCACTGAAGAACTTTTTGTCGCCGCGTGAGTTCCGTTCCGGTTCGCCGTTGGGCCGCGGTTCTTCGTCGTTCGAATTCCAGGTCAACTCTGCGGCTCCAGGTTCGggagtttttcttttatagCTTCCCGTCCCCCACTCCTTGAAACCCTGCCGCCCTCCCCCCCCCTTGCCTTGGGTCTCGGCCACCCCGAACCAACCCTCGTAATTACCCCGGCTCGCCTGTCTTCCTTTCGTTCCCGCCGTTCGCGCTGCTGTGGCGTGTTATTTCGTGGATATTATTCCGCCGGCATTGTGCACGTGTGCTTGTGAAACTCATTTCGTAATTGACCGGGATGATCACAGAGACCCGAACTACTGCGAAGGGAAAATATCACCCCGCGGGTGAAAATTCATTGTGCGTACGAAAAAAGTCGGCAGTTTATACGAATTTATTTACTCATATTGAATCAGGCTTCGGGATAATGGAATTCCGGAGGAATAAAATCTGCGAGAGTTTCGGGGAATTTGTTgaaggttaataaaatttttccaacgaaTTCAGAgcttctttttacttttttgaaGAGAATTTCGATGCCCGCAGAATTTACTCGGAgatatcgtaaaaatttttaaggaaATTTTGTCCTTGCTCTACAAATACACTTTTGATATTTCAACATCCTCTGAAGATTAAACTGGGTGCAACCGTACGTAGGTATCGTAGTGTTTTTCCGTGGGGAAAAATTCAGGCCTGCAACGTTGGGTGGgggagaaaataattaaataatagtATGTGAGCATTGAAGCGGAGgtgggtaaattttttccaccaagTTTTTTCCTCGCTTCttcgttttccttttttccttaACGGTCGGTTGGTCGGTTCGATTGACTGCGCGAGGATagaatttttgttattctctTATACAGGCATGGGCCGAATTCTTGGTATTCGACGAATTAATAGTGCCAATTTATCACGGTGTTACACATACACAAGAGTGTCTGCTTATATATCGTGGCAATCTTCTCCGTCACCAATATCATACATGTTATACACGTGTGATACGTGAAATTAATCGCAAAAGCTAAGAAATATTGATGGCGTAATCCGATTGTAATCATTTTTAGGATTCGGCTTGTTTTTTACTCCGTTTTCGTTTTACTTCTTTCAGACTGTAGAAACAGAAAAGcctcggtgaaaaatttgccTCGAACGTATTAACTTCATGTTGTAACTAACAGCCTCGACTTTTCAATTTCCATACATTAATTGAAATGTGTacctgtttgaaaaaaaacggatcATTTTAATTATACACTCAGCCGAAGTGTTCAACAAGTAATCTGAAACTCTAAAAAACAGACTCTATTCCAGTATCCTAATAGCTttagataataatatttagctATAACCTGCGTCcacttgaaaatatataaagcaATCTTCAACTTGTTAATCAgcctttgaaattgaaaactcgcAGAACTTGAGActcttttttttagttaatcTGATCATGACTGAATAACGCAGGCGATAAAAATCTTCTCAAACTTATCAAAAAAGATCATTTCTTTGTTtgatgttatacatataccaaaGGTATTGAACAGTGTATCAAAATTCATATGTATATGACGAGGGACTTgagttttcaaagttttacCTCACTTCGTTCAATTAAAAGTTATCACCAATGAACAAAAGCATGTCCTACATCTGATAAGTTTCTGTTTGCGGTACGATACGCTAATAGCTGAACCTTCGTTCTATTTTAGACTAagcctgaaaaaaaaaatcatgtattTCTTTGCAAAGCAAAGTTTTTTCCGTGGGAAAGTAAAAGCTATTTTCGAATATTATTAAATCTCTTATTGCGGCAACTGAATCATTACGATCATCATACACAACGAAACATTTAACTTCCCGCGCCACTTAATTTTCCCAGGTGGGAACGGTCGGAGCAAAATTTTGAATCGCTCGTTTTTCGGGTCGGATCGACGATCGCAGCCGCAGGCAAGCAAAAAAATGAAGCGCAAGAGGCGACAAAATTTGTCTGCTACAGGCATAaacttatttttaataacgatTAAATTATTGACGAGTAATTCATACGCAGCTAAAAATGGAGCTGCATCTggctgtgaatttttttacgtgttcGTTTTTACGAATTCCGCCCGCAAAAGGTCCGGAAAACATTGGGTGAAAGGATATTCTATCCCGTGTAACTGCACATTGTGTGCCCGACAAATGATATCTAGGAATCCGAAAACGCGTATCCGGCACGGGCCACGCCTATCATGCAGGGTTGTAAAAAACGACGAGGAAGAAATGTCTCGACGAGGAGGAGAAAACGTACCGGAAATCCCCGGGTTCCTCGGAGGCGTCTTCTGTATCTGGACTCCAGGGTGCGCCAGCTATGCGTGATGTCGGTGCACAATGCACAGGATGTGTACAAATAgggtattttattattttgtctcGCGAGGTGATTGTGGGGTGAAATATACGCAGCTAAACGGCCCTTCGCCTACCTCGGATACCGGCTGCCCTTCGCCTTCCAGCAACGTTGGGCCGCCCAGCTCGCCCAGCGCATAGAAATCGGAGAATGAAATCTATTCATCTAGGGCTCCGTGCACCGTTTAGGGGTGCAAAGAGAACCGTGCTCCGATCTTTTCTCTGTGCCCCGGGCCTCGGGACACGACATTTTATTGTGTACTTTTCTCACACCTGGGTACCGATTCTCCGGATCTCGGCGCTACCGAATAATTACAGGTATGTACTTAGGGTCGTGTTTGGAAAGGCCCTGGGATTGatcgattgattgattgatcgcTGAGCATTCGGAACGAGACAAACGAGACCGACGGTCGCGTTgtgctgaaatttttactaggaaatttttgttaaatacGGGTGTCAAAAGATTTTCTCAGGTAATGCAGGAACTGCGAGGAAATTTGCTACGAATAAGTGTTTGATGTAGGTATAGCTCTCGATAACAAATTTTCTCGTTATTGCAACGTTGTATTCGTTTGATggtaaactataatttcttaggtcaataaaattgttgaaatagtTGGAAAATAATATAGTGCGAGTGACTGTGATTAAAGAGAATAGCAACACACGGTAggaattctgaaatattcTTTTAGATAACGATGACTTAATCGAAGCAACTGAAATTCTTGGAAATCGTTGTAAGTCTTGCAGTGATTGTCAAATGgtataaattcaataaaactCCGTCGATATCAATGTCACGATGTGCTTTCTTGAGTAGCGGTGTAACAAGTTGTTTCCACTCGTCTCCGATGATTTTCCATCGTTCCGCGCGATTTCCAATGAATTTTTGTGATTCATTGCGATTCCATCCAATCCGGAAATCACTGAGTATCGCTCCTAAACCCACCTAAAGCGctctaaaatcattataaatcaataaaaatcacACGATAAGGTATAAATGAACTAGGGTCACTTGAAATCAATGTCAAAGAATTTAAATCACACGCGTACAGCGTAACTCGAAGATGACATTTTTCGCCAACAGGTAAAAAAGTTTCACGGAGGTCCGAAAGACGCTGCGTGCGCAAACATTAACGCGCCGTTCCTCAGGGATATAACAAACAGCCGGTGAGCGTCAAAAAAGAGAATTCGGAGATTCGGACCGACGAtagtttggaaaaatattgggTAAACCTCGGGGGATTAGGGTGAAGGAAAACACCGCGTCTCACACCTTACTCGACGTATAGGGTCGGGCCAAGAAACCAGTCCGAGCTGTCCTTGTCCCGGTCTCCTGGCTAAATCCAAATCCGCAGGAGGCCTAACAAAgcggaaaattttcgtgaacCGCGTGAGTTCCAAATCTGAGAACGAAGAGAAGGGAAGACGGGGAGGGAAGCGAGACCCgcctttgaaaatatttttcgcgtCAAATGCGCCGGAGACAAATTTTCTTTGTGGAGATTAGTCGTCGCGCGTCTTACTGATCCCGCAGggatttctttactttcctTTTCCATTTCTGTCCCCCTCTCACTTTTCTATTCACGGTACGTGGTTCGACTCGGAGACAGGTGGTAACCGGAGACCGTGTCTCGATCTCTTTTTTCCGAAGATCCCGGCCCATAAACCTAGGAGTAAGACAGTTTTTCACCATTCCCTAATCTCGTTGACAATTAGTCGCTGCTGCCAGAGGCAAAATCGCTTGGATTTTAACGCCCAAGTTTTTGAACGCACGCCTTTGTGTCCCGTAGTGAATACCGGATTTTATAGCCAACTCTTTTCACCAAAACGGGCGGAGGAGACCATTTTTGCGGAAGTTACGAGACAGCACGCTCCGATTTTGCGGACCCGATTTTAGGGCCGCAATTATCCGAAAGCTTTACTGCAGCTTCGAGTGTTTCGCTTTTGCGGCCAGACCGAGTCATGCGGCGACTCCCGTTTTCGgctgtaaattattattcactaCCCCACTGTGCATAGCCCTTCGTATAGACACCTCGGCACGTTTTATGGTCACTCGATAGTTTGCGCTTTCGCTTGGTGCGTTGCGTTGTATACTTTCTGGTAGcgctggaaatttttcaattataacaTGCGACTTCTCCATTCATCCACAAGGCTATTCACTTTACGTGAAAAACTTTCCACGCATTTCAAGAAGAGAGAAAGTGCTTGGCATTAAATGCTGCGTAAgaggaatttgaatgttttcTTAAATTTTGCTCTCACAATCGGAGAAGCAAatcttcaaaaatattgttatgTTTCACAACCTGCACAAATAGGATCCATTTCCTTAACGGATGTGAGTCAGAAGCTTTCTGAACCATCGGATTGTGGAcagtgatttttaatttggttcTCGCATTTTATCTTCAGGACTGAGGCAAATTATTCCTCGTGTTTAAATTTAATATGCTGTGTGatgtagaaaataattacatcttgaatgaaaaattcgtaCGTACCGGGTACAAAATGTATCATTAAACGAGTTTTGTGATTATCTGTGATTTACTGTGtgagattgatttttttttcttttcgatcaCACGCAAACTACTCGCACTTCCATTTTTGTGCCATTGCTGTAATTATTCAGTGTTTGTGTAATAATAAAGTGATATTGAGGCTACGTTATAATATGCACTGAACAATTATATACTAACCGTGAACACAATAAGCTGATTAATGTTACAGTTAGAAAATTTAGCATTAAAAACTATAAACACACTAGTAAATTAATACTCGCTAACACATATTTATAGAGATATCAATTCGACTACAATTTCCCTCAGTGGAAATgtgtttctgaaaaattgagaaaaatttcattttttgtagtTATATTAGAAAATTCTAGTAAAATGGATATCACTATTAGATTACCTAGTTGAAGAATAGTCAATGTTCTTTATATGGATATAAAActaacgaaaagaaaaacgttgtAAATTACATGAAATTAGAAATCATTCAAGTCa is a genomic window containing:
- the LOC124295130 gene encoding uncharacterized protein LOC124295130, with amino-acid sequence MELVWVLFALLVTVTAGFDLGPSMRIAQCRSLCLRRHREAKECKDTSNCYMCWEACGFLENNWSIWGSVCQVDEEICLSGCKTACAYHGTRVEEEFLPSTLPAPMAGPAYLEAYDVAIVFRKIEAEWKEMDQVPGGGTMTVNETTWVVVVAENGVRQYSGEFWKPTLESLREGALFEASLSWSGSTVEDNENGEIGNPNSAMQAIDFENDEVLRNALSSTRNFEPRDSAAADRIRLYFAPGARSYFDEQNARILADVGVQGEEERPEIYGEEPSLMETTSKNSVEKETGEASYIVSWEPEAGGLMGNQVADAKSTQISLLPGTKYLVRVASNDGPGSFALEIDTTIKSVQFAPLEAAHSSVQPLAILAGCASALSFVTVVVLLKVCRRTTVDDKLDYV